Proteins found in one Chloroflexota bacterium genomic segment:
- a CDS encoding NAD-dependent deacylase produces MAKFPEELLQHLRQAERIVILTGAGISAESGIPTFRDAQTGFWSRMKPEDLATPEAFERNPKLVWDWYAYRREMVDQASPNAGHYALAKMAEHVPNLTLITQNVDSLHQRAGSPNVLELHGNIGRVKCSKEHVVIEPSAWVADDEIGVPRCPRCQALLRPDIVWFGEVLPTKTFNHAKAACIQADVVFSIGTSGLVPPAATLPVTAIEHGAYGIEVNTDQTYLSDTFECCLRGASGIILPALVKAVWPL; encoded by the coding sequence ATGGCCAAGTTTCCCGAAGAGCTTCTACAACACTTACGCCAAGCCGAGCGAATTGTAATTTTGACTGGGGCTGGAATCTCGGCAGAAAGCGGGATTCCAACTTTTCGCGATGCCCAAACTGGCTTTTGGTCGCGCATGAAACCCGAAGATCTGGCAACGCCCGAAGCATTTGAGCGCAATCCTAAGCTGGTTTGGGATTGGTATGCCTATCGGCGTGAAATGGTTGATCAAGCTAGCCCGAATGCAGGCCATTATGCCTTGGCCAAGATGGCTGAGCATGTGCCAAATTTGACCCTAATTACCCAAAATGTTGATAGCCTGCATCAACGGGCTGGCTCACCGAATGTTTTGGAGTTGCATGGCAACATTGGGCGGGTCAAATGCTCGAAAGAACATGTCGTGATTGAACCATCGGCATGGGTGGCTGATGATGAGATTGGTGTGCCGCGCTGTCCGCGTTGTCAAGCCTTGCTGCGGCCTGATATTGTTTGGTTTGGCGAAGTGTTACCAACCAAAACCTTTAATCATGCCAAAGCTGCTTGTATTCAAGCCGATGTCGTGTTTTCGATTGGCACATCGGGTTTAGTGCCACCAGCCGCCACCTTGCCCGTCACAGCAATTGAACATGGTGCCTATGGCATCGAAGTTAATACTGACCAAACGTACCTCTCTGATACCTTTGAGTGCTGTTTACGTGGCGCGAGTGGCATTATTTTGCCTGCCTTGGTCAAAGCAGTATGGCCGTTGTAG
- a CDS encoding NAD-dependent protein deacylase: MFDLPDVLLQRLRNAQSITVLTGGGLAQECGIPSFREAQQLDSRWAGYEPQELATVEAFLRNPRLVWEWFAYRRGLAEAAQPSAAHYALVDLEQLMPKFKLITQATDGLHWRAGSRELIELHGNLARMRSYEDGGMVDSWDETEIPPRCPRTGGYLRPDVVLYGEGVPRERLREADQATMCDVFLCIGTDSVVQPAASLPLHAKRHGAIVIEINRQPSTFGFFTDHAFHGKLAELLPQLVAALE; this comes from the coding sequence GTGTTCGATTTGCCAGACGTTTTGTTGCAACGCTTACGCAATGCCCAATCAATTACGGTGCTGACAGGTGGGGGTTTGGCTCAAGAATGTGGGATTCCAAGTTTTCGCGAGGCCCAGCAACTCGATTCACGTTGGGCGGGCTACGAGCCGCAAGAACTGGCGACGGTTGAGGCATTTTTGCGCAATCCACGCCTGGTTTGGGAATGGTTTGCCTATCGGCGTGGTTTGGCCGAGGCGGCTCAGCCGAGTGCAGCGCATTATGCATTGGTTGATTTAGAGCAACTTATGCCAAAGTTCAAGCTGATTACCCAAGCCACCGATGGATTGCATTGGCGAGCAGGCAGCCGTGAACTGATCGAACTGCATGGCAATTTAGCTCGAATGCGCTCCTATGAAGATGGCGGCATGGTCGATTCGTGGGATGAAACCGAAATTCCGCCGCGCTGCCCGCGAACTGGCGGCTATCTGCGCCCCGATGTAGTGTTGTATGGCGAGGGTGTGCCGCGCGAACGCTTGCGCGAAGCTGATCAAGCGACTATGTGTGATGTTTTTCTGTGTATTGGCACCGATTCAGTTGTGCAGCCCGCCGCCTCGTTGCCATTGCATGCCAAACGTCATGGTGCAATCGTGATTGAAATTAACCGCCAGCCCTCGACCTTTGGCTTTTTTACCGATCATGCCTTCCATGGCAAATTGGCTGAACTATTACCACAATTGGTTGCTGCGCTTGAGTAA